In a single window of the Nilaparvata lugens isolate BPH chromosome 1, ASM1435652v1, whole genome shotgun sequence genome:
- the LOC111063268 gene encoding E3 ubiquitin-protein ligase MARCHF5 isoform X1, with product MSSFFTSANIPVTQVVATRNDVQTNDEKKYCWVCFASEDDDAQASWVQPCNCRGTTKWVHQVCLQRWVDEKQKGNMSGKVSCPQCNSEYIIVFPDMGPLIVLLDAVDNIVYKVCPFVAAGIVVGSIYWTAVTYGAVTVMQVVGNKEAMSMMDQVDPLVLLVGLPAIPIVLILGKMVRWEDTVLTFLRRHSNKVPLLKYLMPSYVLLGVGGVGGEREGQSDVPPLADSVSATRVLCGALLFPTVATICGKIFFDNIPSNIQRTLLGGITFIALKGCLKIYHMQQQFIRQSKRRILDYTPPVVQAGPEPTPTPDATPVNSPSQPLTDTSQTA from the exons ATGTCATCTTTCTTCACAAGCGCAAACATACCTGTAACTCAAGTAGTGGCTACTAGAAATGACGTGCAAACAAATGACGA GAAAAAGTATTGTTGGGTTTGCTTTGCCAGTGAGGATGATGATGCACAAGCGTCTTGGGTTCAACCCTGTAATTGTCGGGGTACCACTAAATGG GTACACCAAGTATGTTTGCAGAGATGGGTTGACGAGAAGCAGAAGGGAAATATGTCGGGAAAGGTGTCTTGTCCACAATGCAATTCGGAATACATCATAGTATTCCCTGATATGG GTCCTCTGATAGTACTACTGGATGCCGTTGACAACATAGTGTACAAAGTGTGTCCATTTGTAGCGGCCGGCATCGTTGTTGGCTCAATCTACTGGACAGCGGTCACCTACGGTGCAGTCACCGTTATGCAA GTGGTTGGAAACAAGGAGGCGATGAGTATGATGGACCAGGTGGATCCACTAGTGCTGCTGGTCGGCTTGCCTGCTATCCCCATCGTTCTCATCCTAGGCAAGATGGTCAGGTGGGAGGACACTGTCCTAACTTTCCTCCGCCGTCACTCCAACAAAGTACCTCTCCTAAAGTACTTGATGCCTTCGTATGTACTCTT GGGCGTTGGTGGGGTGGGAGGTGAGCGGGAGGGGCAGTCGGATGTGCCCCCCCTGGCAGACTCGGTGTCGGCGACCCGCGTGCTGTGTGGCGCCCTGCTCTTCCCCACTGTCGCCACCATCTGCGGCAAGATATTCTTTGACAACATACCTTCCAATATACAACGAACTCTTCTA GGTGGAATTACATTCATAGCTCTAAAAGGatgtttgaaaatttatcacatGCAACAGCAATTTATCAGACAAAGTAAGAGGAGAATACTGGACTACACTCCTCCAGTGGTGCAGGCAGGCCCTGAACCAACCCCCACCCCCGACGCCACCCCTGTCAATAGCCCATCACAACCTTTGACCGATACATCACAAACAGCttaa
- the LOC111063268 gene encoding E3 ubiquitin-protein ligase MARCHF5 isoform X2, with translation MSSFFTSANIPVTQVVATRNDVQTNDEKKYCWVCFASEDDDAQASWVQPCNCRGTTKWVHQVCLQRWVDEKQKGNMSGKVSCPQCNSEYIIVFPDMGPLIVLLDAVDNIVYKVCPFVAAGIVVGSIYWTAVTYGAVTVMQVVGNKEAMSMMDQVDPLVLLVGLPAIPIVLILGKMVRWEDTVLTFLRRHSNKVPLLKYLMPSGVGGVGGEREGQSDVPPLADSVSATRVLCGALLFPTVATICGKIFFDNIPSNIQRTLLGGITFIALKGCLKIYHMQQQFIRQSKRRILDYTPPVVQAGPEPTPTPDATPVNSPSQPLTDTSQTA, from the exons ATGTCATCTTTCTTCACAAGCGCAAACATACCTGTAACTCAAGTAGTGGCTACTAGAAATGACGTGCAAACAAATGACGA GAAAAAGTATTGTTGGGTTTGCTTTGCCAGTGAGGATGATGATGCACAAGCGTCTTGGGTTCAACCCTGTAATTGTCGGGGTACCACTAAATGG GTACACCAAGTATGTTTGCAGAGATGGGTTGACGAGAAGCAGAAGGGAAATATGTCGGGAAAGGTGTCTTGTCCACAATGCAATTCGGAATACATCATAGTATTCCCTGATATGG GTCCTCTGATAGTACTACTGGATGCCGTTGACAACATAGTGTACAAAGTGTGTCCATTTGTAGCGGCCGGCATCGTTGTTGGCTCAATCTACTGGACAGCGGTCACCTACGGTGCAGTCACCGTTATGCAA GTGGTTGGAAACAAGGAGGCGATGAGTATGATGGACCAGGTGGATCCACTAGTGCTGCTGGTCGGCTTGCCTGCTATCCCCATCGTTCTCATCCTAGGCAAGATGGTCAGGTGGGAGGACACTGTCCTAACTTTCCTCCGCCGTCACTCCAACAAAGTACCTCTCCTAAAGTACTTGATGCCTTC GGGCGTTGGTGGGGTGGGAGGTGAGCGGGAGGGGCAGTCGGATGTGCCCCCCCTGGCAGACTCGGTGTCGGCGACCCGCGTGCTGTGTGGCGCCCTGCTCTTCCCCACTGTCGCCACCATCTGCGGCAAGATATTCTTTGACAACATACCTTCCAATATACAACGAACTCTTCTA GGTGGAATTACATTCATAGCTCTAAAAGGatgtttgaaaatttatcacatGCAACAGCAATTTATCAGACAAAGTAAGAGGAGAATACTGGACTACACTCCTCCAGTGGTGCAGGCAGGCCCTGAACCAACCCCCACCCCCGACGCCACCCCTGTCAATAGCCCATCACAACCTTTGACCGATACATCACAAACAGCttaa